In one Nicotiana tomentosiformis chromosome 6, ASM39032v3, whole genome shotgun sequence genomic region, the following are encoded:
- the LOC138894729 gene encoding uncharacterized protein, with protein MDQHIDVIFYYLRKKGKYKQTTNFKYTIADCIFKTRIAEIFDRYADTNSNANVAKEEDVVCEYIRGYRLLANVPWHIVDNVLIPVNLKDKLHWILAVVSFKKRCIKVYDSYISAGHDAYVASEMDKLAKLVPLYLSISDFYRDKQGIDLSHDSAYIDKAQTDPFDVVFISNLPQQKSGSMDCGLHVAAYAEFLSTVGLIPQSTFDANLLRQRYGALLWDYAMQKIDDDAISEKEATSKIVRQITDSDTSVKIMLE; from the exons ATGGATCAG CATATTGATGTCATATTTTACTACttgagaaagaagggcaagtacaAGCAAACAACCAACTTCAAGTATACAATTGCTGATTGTATATTCAAGACAAGAATCGCTGAAATCTTCGACAGGTATGCTGATACAAATAGTAATGCAAATGTAGCCAAAGAAGAGGATGTGGTATGTGAGTACATAAGGGGCTACAGATTGCTAGCTAACGTACCGTGGCATATTGTTGACAATGTCTTGATACCAGTCAACTTGAAGGACAAACTTCATTGGATATTGGCAGTTGTCTCATTCAAGAAGAGATGTATCAAAGTGTATGACTCATACATATCGGCAGGTCATGATGCCTATGTGGCTTCTGAGATGGATAAGCTAGCTAAGCTTGTACCTCTGTATCTATCGATCAGTGATTTTTACAGAGATAAGCAAGGCATAGATTTGTCTCATGACTCAGCATACATTGACAAGGCACAAACTGATCCCTTTGATGTTGTTTTCATTTCAAATCTGCCTCAACAAAAATCTGGGAGCAT GGATTGTGGGTTGCATGTCGCGGCATATGCAGAGTTTCTGAGCACTGTTGGTTTGATTCCACAATCAACATTTGATGCCAATTTACTCCGTCAAAGATATGGTGCGCTCCTTTGGGACTATGCTATGCAGAAGATAGACGATGATGCCATAAGCGAGAAAGAAGCAACCTCAAAGATTGTTAGACAAATCACGGATTCAGATACGTCGGTTAAGATAATGTTAGAGTAG